A DNA window from Coffea arabica cultivar ET-39 chromosome 6c, Coffea Arabica ET-39 HiFi, whole genome shotgun sequence contains the following coding sequences:
- the LOC113696012 gene encoding uncharacterized protein, giving the protein MGKAEDEQPLPGSIVDEAQRRIDEQNNVGNSDRRACCFCCWNRSRRLKRVVSFRCVFALVLGLGVLLSAFFLLPFFHYGDQKDLDLDSEFGGHAIVASFMVDKPASFLEDYVLQLEDDIFEEISFLTTKVEVLKLEPSAGPNTTKVVFAVDSDVTTQSLIRATFVSILIHQSPLGLTASLFGHPYSFEVLKFFGGITVSPQQSAFLMQKVQILFNFTLNFSIEQLQNNFDELRRQLKLGLHLAPYENLYISLTNLRGSTVVPPTIVQCRVLLAVGINPSKSRFKQLTQTITGSHEENLGLNNTVFGRVKQVRLSSVLPPGGTGSPSPAPVPQPHHHHHHHHHHHHHPGTNYSPTVAPAPRNENSGSINRKGAPQSTPLAAPTPTQGLHHKVEPPGCRFGHKNRHPRNGNRQTPISPPILAPVSAPSPQQQIDPPTPTVPQVPSSSPLPNVVFAHARPPSGREFDAEPPDITPSVSPSPSSSSASITFCNLWAALLFLPLVLYA; this is encoded by the exons ATGGGGAAGGCAGAGGATGAGCAGCCTTTACCAGGCTCAATTGTGGATGAAGCTCAAAGAAGAATTGATGAGCAGAATAATGTAGGAAATAGTGATAGGAGAGCGTGCTGCTTCTGCTGCTGGAACAGGAGCAGGAGGTTGAAGAGGGTTGTGAGTTTTAGATGTGTGTTTGCTTTGGTGCTTGGATTAGGAGTCTTGCTCTCTGCTTTCTTTTTGTTGCCATTTTTCCATTATGGAGATCAGAAGGATCTGGATCTGGATTCTGAGTTTGGAG GTCATGCAATAGTAGCAAGCTTTATGGTCGATAAACCGGCTTCATTTTTGGAAGACTATGTCTTGCAACTTGAGGATGatatttttgaggaaattaGCTTTCTCACCACTAAA GTGGAAGTACTAAAATTAGAACCTTCTGCTGGACCAAATACAACAAAAGTTGTCTTTGCAGTTGATTCTGATGTGACAACTCAAAGTTTAATCAGGGCTACTTTTGTATCTATCTTAATACATCAATCTCCTCTTGGTCTGACTGCATCCTTGTTCGGGCACCCTTATTCTTTTGAGGTTCTGAAATTCTTTGGAGGGATTACAGTTAGTCCTCAACAGAGTGCATTCCTCATGCAAAAAGTGCAGATCCTCTTCAATTTTACCTTGAACTTCTCTATTGAACAACTTCAAAATAATTTCGACGAACTGAGAAGGCAATTGAAGTTAGGATTGCATCTTGCTCCATATGAG AATTTGTATATAAGCTTGACTAATCTGAGGGGTTCAACTGTGGTCCCCCCAACTATAGTCCAGTGCCGAGTTTTGCTGGCTGTGGGCATTAACCCCTCAAAGTCAAGGTTCAAGCAGTTGACTCAAACAATAACTGGATCTCATGAAGAAAATCTAGGTCTGAACAACACTGTGTTTGGAAGGGTTAAACAAGTTCGTCTTTCATCTGTACTCCCTCCTGGTGGCACTGGGTCACCGTCTCCAGCTCCTGTTCCTCAACCCCATCATCACCATCaccatcaccaccaccaccaccatcatCCTGGTACCAATTATTCTCCGACTGTTGCGCCTGCACCAAGAAATGAGAATAGTGGATCCATCAACCGTAAAGGTGCACCACAATCCACACCACTGGCTGCTCCTACTCCCACACAAGGATTGCATCATAAAGTGGAGCCTCCTGGTTGCCGCTTTGGGCATAAGAATAGACACCCGAGGAATGGGAATCGGCAAACCCCCATTTCACCACCAATTTTGGCACCAGTTAGCGCTCCCTCACCCCAGCAGCAAATAGATCCTCCTACACCAACCGTGCCTCAAGTCCCTTCATCAAGCCCACTGCCAAATGTAGTTTTTGCTCATGCTAGGCCTCCGTCAGGGAGAGAATTTGATGCTGAACCTCCTGATATTACACCTTCAGTTTCACCCTCACCATCTTCAT CATCTGCCAGCATCACATTCTGCAATTTGTGGGCTGCCCTGCTGTTTCTACCTCTTGTGTTGTATGCGTAG